The Desulfatirhabdium butyrativorans DSM 18734 genome contains the following window.
CATGGCTTCGATCCGCTTGGCCAGAACCGCTTCCGTCCAGTTCAGCTTGATCAGCATGGCGATGGCGCGGGAAATCAGCGCGTCGGACTGGGGCAGCCGGATGTTCTCGTAATCCGGCCGATCCGGAAGAAGATGGATGGGCATGGGGGCTGCGGAGCGGAGCTCCTTCAAATGGTGCCATTTCCGGATGTAGTGCCAGTTGTTGTCGTAATAATGGAAACATCCGTCGACACCAGCGCCTGCCAAATCGGATACCGCCTTGCGAGCCGCATCCTCGTCCGGCAGAAAGAACGTGAGAAAGGTTGCCGAATCGCCCGCCTCATCCGGAACTTCCCGGAAGGACAATCCGGGAATGTCACAAAGGGCGTTTCGGATGGCCGCTTTGTGTTTCCGCTGCCGATTGATCATCAGATCCAGCTTCCTCAGTTGGGCGAGACCAACCGCGGCGTTCAATTCGCTGATCCGGTAGTTTGTGCCCAGAATCGGATGATCTTCAAGACCCCGATCCGATCCGGTATGATCGTGTCCGTGATCGGCGAACTGATCGGCGTTTCGATATACGATCGGATCATTGGTGACGACGGCACCGCCTTCTCCGCAGGTGACGGTTTTCACGGGATCGAAGGAGAAACAACCGGCCTTTCCGAAGGTGCCCAGGGCTTT
Protein-coding sequences here:
- a CDS encoding DegT/DnrJ/EryC1/StrS family aminotransferase, yielding MPGFEWFGEEERKEVLDVLNTGVLFRYGFDAMRNGHWKAKAFEAELCRRIDVAHCHLCASGTAALHTALAACGIGARDEVIVPPFTFIATIEAVLNIGAIPVFSEIDRTLCLDPNDIASRITPKTKAVIAVHMCGAMAWIDRIRQVCDQHGLILIEDACQALGASFQGKALGTFGKAGCFSFDPVKTVTCGEGGAVVTNDPIVYRNADQFADHGHDHTGSDRGLEDHPILGTNYRISELNAAVGLAQLRKLDLMINRQRKHKAAIRNALCDIPGLSFREVPDEAGDSATFLTFFLPDEDAARKAVSDLAGAGVDGCFHYYDNNWHYIRKWHHLKELRSAAPMPIHLLPDRPDYENIRLPQSDALISRAIAMLIKLNWTEAVLAKRIEAMQQVLRRYV